The Glycine soja cultivar W05 chromosome 8, ASM419377v2, whole genome shotgun sequence genome has a window encoding:
- the LOC114422246 gene encoding uncharacterized protein LOC114422246 isoform X1, whose product MGSKFPMTQLGTSPGYMISPHRDFCVYSKYSRRISSEQKFPFKFVAQSLGHKWKLNDISTSSIQERLNVLMSRTQNFWNEVTFPLAKPGQSRKPDTENDCGFQVMEDIFMIEQTMDRRTPCGVLSLAVVICIEQFSRMNGLTGKKMQKIFEALVPESVYNDARNLVEYCCFRFLSRDGSDIHPSLQDPAFQRLIFITMLAWENPYTNDLSSNSEKASLQNKLVTEEAFVRLAPAISGVVDRPTVHNLFKALAGDQEGISVSSWLNYINEFVKVRQKLISYQIPEFPQLSEERILCIGSNSKRPVLKWENNMAWPGKLTLTDKAIYFEAVGILAEKRAMRLDLTHDGLQVEKAKVGPLGSALFDSAVSVSSGSELNRWVLEFIDLGGEMRRDVWHAFINEVIALHRFIREYGPDDSDESLFNVYGARKGKDRATTTAINGIARLQVLQYLRKLLDDPTKLVQFSYLQNAPHGDIVLQTLAVNYWGGPLVTGFVNTRNQPETRPSDEIADSRNHVFDIDGSVYLQKWMKSPSWGSSISTSFWKNISVKGLILSKNLVVADLSLIERAAKTSKHKYHIVEKTQATIDAATLQGIPSNIDLFKELVFPFTLIVKNFEKLRHWEEPHLTVAFLGLTFTIIYRNLLSYMFPVMLMILAVGMLTIRALKEQGRLGRSFGEVTIRDQPPSNTIQKIIAVKDAMRDVENFMQQVNVSLLKIRSILLSGHPQITTEVALVLISSATILLIVPFKYIFSFLLFDMFTRELEFRREMVKKFRNFLRERWHTVPAVPVSILPFENEESRSEIYLKEMEDQSKSQGNQSSGKSR is encoded by the exons atggggtCAAAGTTTCCGATGACCCAGTTGGGGACATCGCCCGGGTATATGATTTCTCCCCACAGAGATTTTTGTGTGTACAGCAAGTATTCCAGAAGAATATCCTCGGAGCAAAAGTTCCCATTTAAGTTCGTGGCGCAGTCTTTAGGGCATAAATGGAAGCTAAATGACATAAGTACTA GTTCTATTCAAGAAAGATTGAATGTATTGATGTCGAGGACCCAAAATTTTTGGAATGAAGTTACTTTTCCACTTGCAAAACCTGGTCAAAGTAGGAAGCCTGATACTGAAAATGATTGTGGATTTCAAGTTATGGAAGACATATTCATGATAGAGCAGACAATGGACCGTAGAACACCTTGTGGGGTTCTTTCTCTAGCTGTTGTGATTTGTATTGAACAATTCAGCAG GATGAATGGATTGACCGggaagaaaatgcagaaaatttTTGAAGCACTTGTGCCTGAATCTGTATATAATGATGCCCGTAATTTGGTTGAATATTGCTGCTTTAGATTTTTGTCAAGGGATGGTTCTGATATTCATCCTTCCCTCCAG GACCCTGCATTCCAGAGGCTGATATTCATAACCATGCTTGCCTGGGAAAATCCTTACACTAATGACCTTTCCAGCAATTCAGAGAAGGCTTCTTTACAG AATAAACTTGTCACTGAGGAGGCTTTTGTTCGTCTTGCTCCTGCAATCTCTGGTGTTGTTGACCGTCCCACAGTGCACAATCTTTTTAAGGCACTTGCTGGTGATCAAGAGGGCATTTCTGTGAGCTCGTGGCTGAATTACATTAATGAATTTGTCAA AGTGCGTCAAAAACTGATATCATATCAGATTCCAGAGTTTCCTCAACTTTCTGAGGAGAGAATTTTATGCATTGGTTCCAACAGTAAGCGGCCTGTTCTGAAATGGGAGAATAATATGGCCTGGCCTGGCAAGCTTACTCTTACTGATAAAGCAATCTATTTTGAG GCAGTTGGCATACTGGCAGAGAAGAGAGCCATGAGATTGGATCTTACGCATGATGGATTACAGGTAGAGAAGGCAAAGGTTGGGCCTTTAGGGTCTGCACTTTTTGACTCTGCTGTTTCTGTTTCTTCCGGCTCAGA GTTGAATCGGTGGGTGCTGGAATTCATCGACTTAGGAGGCGAGATGAGGAGGGATGTTTGGCATGCATTTATAAATGAAGTCATCGCTTTACATAGGTTCATACGCGAGTATGGACCTGATGATTCTGATGAGTCATTGTTTAATGTATATGGAGCTCGCAAAGGAAAGGATAGAGCAACAACCACTGCAATAAATGGTATTGCTAGACTCCAAGTCCTTCAATATTTGCGGAAGTTGCTTGATGATCCCACCAAGCTTGTTCAGTTCTCATATTTACAGAATGCACCACATGGTGACATTGTCCTCCAAACTTTAGCTGTTAATTATTGGGGAGGTCCACTAGTTACAGGATTTGTAAATACCCGGAATCAGCCAGAAACTCGACCTTCTGATGAAATAGCTGATAGCCGCAACCATGTATTTGATATAGATGGAAGTGTCTACTTGCAGAAGTGGATGAAATCTCCATCTTGGGGGTCTAGTATTTCCACTAGTTTTTGGAAGAACATTTCAGTAAAAGGTTTAATATTAAGTAAGAATcttgttgtggctgatttatCACTCATAGAAAGAGCAGCAAAAACAAGCAAACATAAGTACCACATTGTGGAGAAGACTCAAGCCACCATTGATGCTGCAACTCTACAAGGCATACCCAGCAACATTGATCTTTTCAAG GAGCTAGTGTTTCCTTTCACCTTGATTGTCAAAAACTTTGAAAAGCTTAGGCACTGGGAGGAGCCACACTTGACTGTTGCATTTCTTGGACTTACCTTTACAATTATTTATAG AAACCTGCTGTCATATATGTTTCCCGTGATGTTGATGATTTTGGCAGTTGGCATGCTGACAATCAGGGCCCTTAAAGAGCAAGGCCGCCTTGGTCGATCTTTTGGTGAAGTCACAATACGTGACCAGCCACCATCTAATACGATACAAAAGATTATTGCTGTAAAAGATGCCATGCGTGATGTCGAGAATTTTATGCAGCAAGTGAATGTCTCCCTCCTCAAAATACGTTCTATTTTACTTTCTGGCCATCCACAG ATAACTACTGAGGTTGCACTGGTGCTGATATCTTCTGCAACCATTCTCCTCATTGTCCCGTTCAAGtacattttttcctttcttctctttgataTGTTCACAAGGGAGCTTGAGTTTCGGAGAGAAATGGTGAAGAAGTTCAGAAATTTTCTCAGAGAGAGGTGGCATACGGTTCCTGCTGTCCCCGTGTCAATTTTACCATTTGAAAATGAAGAATCCAGATCAGAAATTTACTTAAAGGAAATGGAGGATCAATCAAAATCACAAGGAAATCAGAGCAGTGGAAAGTCCAGATAG
- the LOC114422246 gene encoding uncharacterized protein LOC114422246 isoform X2, whose product MGSKFPMTQLGTSPGYMISPHRDFCVYSKYSRRISSEQKFPFKFVAQSLGHKWKLNDISSIQERLNVLMSRTQNFWNEVTFPLAKPGQSRKPDTENDCGFQVMEDIFMIEQTMDRRTPCGVLSLAVVICIEQFSRMNGLTGKKMQKIFEALVPESVYNDARNLVEYCCFRFLSRDGSDIHPSLQDPAFQRLIFITMLAWENPYTNDLSSNSEKASLQNKLVTEEAFVRLAPAISGVVDRPTVHNLFKALAGDQEGISVSSWLNYINEFVKVRQKLISYQIPEFPQLSEERILCIGSNSKRPVLKWENNMAWPGKLTLTDKAIYFEAVGILAEKRAMRLDLTHDGLQVEKAKVGPLGSALFDSAVSVSSGSELNRWVLEFIDLGGEMRRDVWHAFINEVIALHRFIREYGPDDSDESLFNVYGARKGKDRATTTAINGIARLQVLQYLRKLLDDPTKLVQFSYLQNAPHGDIVLQTLAVNYWGGPLVTGFVNTRNQPETRPSDEIADSRNHVFDIDGSVYLQKWMKSPSWGSSISTSFWKNISVKGLILSKNLVVADLSLIERAAKTSKHKYHIVEKTQATIDAATLQGIPSNIDLFKELVFPFTLIVKNFEKLRHWEEPHLTVAFLGLTFTIIYRNLLSYMFPVMLMILAVGMLTIRALKEQGRLGRSFGEVTIRDQPPSNTIQKIIAVKDAMRDVENFMQQVNVSLLKIRSILLSGHPQITTEVALVLISSATILLIVPFKYIFSFLLFDMFTRELEFRREMVKKFRNFLRERWHTVPAVPVSILPFENEESRSEIYLKEMEDQSKSQGNQSSGKSR is encoded by the exons atggggtCAAAGTTTCCGATGACCCAGTTGGGGACATCGCCCGGGTATATGATTTCTCCCCACAGAGATTTTTGTGTGTACAGCAAGTATTCCAGAAGAATATCCTCGGAGCAAAAGTTCCCATTTAAGTTCGTGGCGCAGTCTTTAGGGCATAAATGGAAGCTAAATGACATAA GTTCTATTCAAGAAAGATTGAATGTATTGATGTCGAGGACCCAAAATTTTTGGAATGAAGTTACTTTTCCACTTGCAAAACCTGGTCAAAGTAGGAAGCCTGATACTGAAAATGATTGTGGATTTCAAGTTATGGAAGACATATTCATGATAGAGCAGACAATGGACCGTAGAACACCTTGTGGGGTTCTTTCTCTAGCTGTTGTGATTTGTATTGAACAATTCAGCAG GATGAATGGATTGACCGggaagaaaatgcagaaaatttTTGAAGCACTTGTGCCTGAATCTGTATATAATGATGCCCGTAATTTGGTTGAATATTGCTGCTTTAGATTTTTGTCAAGGGATGGTTCTGATATTCATCCTTCCCTCCAG GACCCTGCATTCCAGAGGCTGATATTCATAACCATGCTTGCCTGGGAAAATCCTTACACTAATGACCTTTCCAGCAATTCAGAGAAGGCTTCTTTACAG AATAAACTTGTCACTGAGGAGGCTTTTGTTCGTCTTGCTCCTGCAATCTCTGGTGTTGTTGACCGTCCCACAGTGCACAATCTTTTTAAGGCACTTGCTGGTGATCAAGAGGGCATTTCTGTGAGCTCGTGGCTGAATTACATTAATGAATTTGTCAA AGTGCGTCAAAAACTGATATCATATCAGATTCCAGAGTTTCCTCAACTTTCTGAGGAGAGAATTTTATGCATTGGTTCCAACAGTAAGCGGCCTGTTCTGAAATGGGAGAATAATATGGCCTGGCCTGGCAAGCTTACTCTTACTGATAAAGCAATCTATTTTGAG GCAGTTGGCATACTGGCAGAGAAGAGAGCCATGAGATTGGATCTTACGCATGATGGATTACAGGTAGAGAAGGCAAAGGTTGGGCCTTTAGGGTCTGCACTTTTTGACTCTGCTGTTTCTGTTTCTTCCGGCTCAGA GTTGAATCGGTGGGTGCTGGAATTCATCGACTTAGGAGGCGAGATGAGGAGGGATGTTTGGCATGCATTTATAAATGAAGTCATCGCTTTACATAGGTTCATACGCGAGTATGGACCTGATGATTCTGATGAGTCATTGTTTAATGTATATGGAGCTCGCAAAGGAAAGGATAGAGCAACAACCACTGCAATAAATGGTATTGCTAGACTCCAAGTCCTTCAATATTTGCGGAAGTTGCTTGATGATCCCACCAAGCTTGTTCAGTTCTCATATTTACAGAATGCACCACATGGTGACATTGTCCTCCAAACTTTAGCTGTTAATTATTGGGGAGGTCCACTAGTTACAGGATTTGTAAATACCCGGAATCAGCCAGAAACTCGACCTTCTGATGAAATAGCTGATAGCCGCAACCATGTATTTGATATAGATGGAAGTGTCTACTTGCAGAAGTGGATGAAATCTCCATCTTGGGGGTCTAGTATTTCCACTAGTTTTTGGAAGAACATTTCAGTAAAAGGTTTAATATTAAGTAAGAATcttgttgtggctgatttatCACTCATAGAAAGAGCAGCAAAAACAAGCAAACATAAGTACCACATTGTGGAGAAGACTCAAGCCACCATTGATGCTGCAACTCTACAAGGCATACCCAGCAACATTGATCTTTTCAAG GAGCTAGTGTTTCCTTTCACCTTGATTGTCAAAAACTTTGAAAAGCTTAGGCACTGGGAGGAGCCACACTTGACTGTTGCATTTCTTGGACTTACCTTTACAATTATTTATAG AAACCTGCTGTCATATATGTTTCCCGTGATGTTGATGATTTTGGCAGTTGGCATGCTGACAATCAGGGCCCTTAAAGAGCAAGGCCGCCTTGGTCGATCTTTTGGTGAAGTCACAATACGTGACCAGCCACCATCTAATACGATACAAAAGATTATTGCTGTAAAAGATGCCATGCGTGATGTCGAGAATTTTATGCAGCAAGTGAATGTCTCCCTCCTCAAAATACGTTCTATTTTACTTTCTGGCCATCCACAG ATAACTACTGAGGTTGCACTGGTGCTGATATCTTCTGCAACCATTCTCCTCATTGTCCCGTTCAAGtacattttttcctttcttctctttgataTGTTCACAAGGGAGCTTGAGTTTCGGAGAGAAATGGTGAAGAAGTTCAGAAATTTTCTCAGAGAGAGGTGGCATACGGTTCCTGCTGTCCCCGTGTCAATTTTACCATTTGAAAATGAAGAATCCAGATCAGAAATTTACTTAAAGGAAATGGAGGATCAATCAAAATCACAAGGAAATCAGAGCAGTGGAAAGTCCAGATAG
- the LOC114422246 gene encoding uncharacterized protein LOC114422246 isoform X3: MNGLTGKKMQKIFEALVPESVYNDARNLVEYCCFRFLSRDGSDIHPSLQDPAFQRLIFITMLAWENPYTNDLSSNSEKASLQNKLVTEEAFVRLAPAISGVVDRPTVHNLFKALAGDQEGISVSSWLNYINEFVKVRQKLISYQIPEFPQLSEERILCIGSNSKRPVLKWENNMAWPGKLTLTDKAIYFEAVGILAEKRAMRLDLTHDGLQVEKAKVGPLGSALFDSAVSVSSGSELNRWVLEFIDLGGEMRRDVWHAFINEVIALHRFIREYGPDDSDESLFNVYGARKGKDRATTTAINGIARLQVLQYLRKLLDDPTKLVQFSYLQNAPHGDIVLQTLAVNYWGGPLVTGFVNTRNQPETRPSDEIADSRNHVFDIDGSVYLQKWMKSPSWGSSISTSFWKNISVKGLILSKNLVVADLSLIERAAKTSKHKYHIVEKTQATIDAATLQGIPSNIDLFKELVFPFTLIVKNFEKLRHWEEPHLTVAFLGLTFTIIYRNLLSYMFPVMLMILAVGMLTIRALKEQGRLGRSFGEVTIRDQPPSNTIQKIIAVKDAMRDVENFMQQVNVSLLKIRSILLSGHPQITTEVALVLISSATILLIVPFKYIFSFLLFDMFTRELEFRREMVKKFRNFLRERWHTVPAVPVSILPFENEESRSEIYLKEMEDQSKSQGNQSSGKSR, from the exons ATGAATGGATTGACCGggaagaaaatgcagaaaatttTTGAAGCACTTGTGCCTGAATCTGTATATAATGATGCCCGTAATTTGGTTGAATATTGCTGCTTTAGATTTTTGTCAAGGGATGGTTCTGATATTCATCCTTCCCTCCAG GACCCTGCATTCCAGAGGCTGATATTCATAACCATGCTTGCCTGGGAAAATCCTTACACTAATGACCTTTCCAGCAATTCAGAGAAGGCTTCTTTACAG AATAAACTTGTCACTGAGGAGGCTTTTGTTCGTCTTGCTCCTGCAATCTCTGGTGTTGTTGACCGTCCCACAGTGCACAATCTTTTTAAGGCACTTGCTGGTGATCAAGAGGGCATTTCTGTGAGCTCGTGGCTGAATTACATTAATGAATTTGTCAA AGTGCGTCAAAAACTGATATCATATCAGATTCCAGAGTTTCCTCAACTTTCTGAGGAGAGAATTTTATGCATTGGTTCCAACAGTAAGCGGCCTGTTCTGAAATGGGAGAATAATATGGCCTGGCCTGGCAAGCTTACTCTTACTGATAAAGCAATCTATTTTGAG GCAGTTGGCATACTGGCAGAGAAGAGAGCCATGAGATTGGATCTTACGCATGATGGATTACAGGTAGAGAAGGCAAAGGTTGGGCCTTTAGGGTCTGCACTTTTTGACTCTGCTGTTTCTGTTTCTTCCGGCTCAGA GTTGAATCGGTGGGTGCTGGAATTCATCGACTTAGGAGGCGAGATGAGGAGGGATGTTTGGCATGCATTTATAAATGAAGTCATCGCTTTACATAGGTTCATACGCGAGTATGGACCTGATGATTCTGATGAGTCATTGTTTAATGTATATGGAGCTCGCAAAGGAAAGGATAGAGCAACAACCACTGCAATAAATGGTATTGCTAGACTCCAAGTCCTTCAATATTTGCGGAAGTTGCTTGATGATCCCACCAAGCTTGTTCAGTTCTCATATTTACAGAATGCACCACATGGTGACATTGTCCTCCAAACTTTAGCTGTTAATTATTGGGGAGGTCCACTAGTTACAGGATTTGTAAATACCCGGAATCAGCCAGAAACTCGACCTTCTGATGAAATAGCTGATAGCCGCAACCATGTATTTGATATAGATGGAAGTGTCTACTTGCAGAAGTGGATGAAATCTCCATCTTGGGGGTCTAGTATTTCCACTAGTTTTTGGAAGAACATTTCAGTAAAAGGTTTAATATTAAGTAAGAATcttgttgtggctgatttatCACTCATAGAAAGAGCAGCAAAAACAAGCAAACATAAGTACCACATTGTGGAGAAGACTCAAGCCACCATTGATGCTGCAACTCTACAAGGCATACCCAGCAACATTGATCTTTTCAAG GAGCTAGTGTTTCCTTTCACCTTGATTGTCAAAAACTTTGAAAAGCTTAGGCACTGGGAGGAGCCACACTTGACTGTTGCATTTCTTGGACTTACCTTTACAATTATTTATAG AAACCTGCTGTCATATATGTTTCCCGTGATGTTGATGATTTTGGCAGTTGGCATGCTGACAATCAGGGCCCTTAAAGAGCAAGGCCGCCTTGGTCGATCTTTTGGTGAAGTCACAATACGTGACCAGCCACCATCTAATACGATACAAAAGATTATTGCTGTAAAAGATGCCATGCGTGATGTCGAGAATTTTATGCAGCAAGTGAATGTCTCCCTCCTCAAAATACGTTCTATTTTACTTTCTGGCCATCCACAG ATAACTACTGAGGTTGCACTGGTGCTGATATCTTCTGCAACCATTCTCCTCATTGTCCCGTTCAAGtacattttttcctttcttctctttgataTGTTCACAAGGGAGCTTGAGTTTCGGAGAGAAATGGTGAAGAAGTTCAGAAATTTTCTCAGAGAGAGGTGGCATACGGTTCCTGCTGTCCCCGTGTCAATTTTACCATTTGAAAATGAAGAATCCAGATCAGAAATTTACTTAAAGGAAATGGAGGATCAATCAAAATCACAAGGAAATCAGAGCAGTGGAAAGTCCAGATAG
- the LOC114422246 gene encoding uncharacterized protein LOC114422246 isoform X4 has translation MGSKFPMTQLGTSPGYMISPHRDFCVYSKYSRRISSEQKFPFKFVAQSLGHKWKLNDISTSSIQERLNVLMSRTQNFWNEVTFPLAKPGQSRKPDTENDCGFQVMEDIFMIEQTMDRRTPCGVLSLAVVICIEQFSRMNGLTGKKMQKIFEALVPESVYNDARNLVEYCCFRFLSRDGSDIHPSLQDPAFQRLIFITMLAWENPYTNDLSSNSEKASLQNKLVTEEAFVRLAPAISGVVDRPTVHNLFKALAGDQEGISVSSWLNYINEFVKVRQKLISYQIPEFPQLSEERILCIGSNSKRPVLKWENNMAWPGKLTLTDKAIYFEAVGILAEKRAMRLDLTHDGLQVEKAKVGPLGSALFDSAVSVSSGSELNRWVLEFIDLGGEMRRDVWHAFINEVIALHRFIREYGPDDSDESLFNVYGARKGKDRATTTAINGIARLQVLQYLRKLLDDPTKLVQFSYLQNAPHGDIVLQTLAVNYWGGPLVTGFVNTRNQPETRPSDEIADSRNHVFDIDGSVYLQKWMKSPSWGSSISTSFWKNISVKGLILSKNLVVADLSLIERAAKTSKHKYHIVEKTQATIDAATLQGIPSNIDLFKRKGG, from the exons atggggtCAAAGTTTCCGATGACCCAGTTGGGGACATCGCCCGGGTATATGATTTCTCCCCACAGAGATTTTTGTGTGTACAGCAAGTATTCCAGAAGAATATCCTCGGAGCAAAAGTTCCCATTTAAGTTCGTGGCGCAGTCTTTAGGGCATAAATGGAAGCTAAATGACATAAGTACTA GTTCTATTCAAGAAAGATTGAATGTATTGATGTCGAGGACCCAAAATTTTTGGAATGAAGTTACTTTTCCACTTGCAAAACCTGGTCAAAGTAGGAAGCCTGATACTGAAAATGATTGTGGATTTCAAGTTATGGAAGACATATTCATGATAGAGCAGACAATGGACCGTAGAACACCTTGTGGGGTTCTTTCTCTAGCTGTTGTGATTTGTATTGAACAATTCAGCAG GATGAATGGATTGACCGggaagaaaatgcagaaaatttTTGAAGCACTTGTGCCTGAATCTGTATATAATGATGCCCGTAATTTGGTTGAATATTGCTGCTTTAGATTTTTGTCAAGGGATGGTTCTGATATTCATCCTTCCCTCCAG GACCCTGCATTCCAGAGGCTGATATTCATAACCATGCTTGCCTGGGAAAATCCTTACACTAATGACCTTTCCAGCAATTCAGAGAAGGCTTCTTTACAG AATAAACTTGTCACTGAGGAGGCTTTTGTTCGTCTTGCTCCTGCAATCTCTGGTGTTGTTGACCGTCCCACAGTGCACAATCTTTTTAAGGCACTTGCTGGTGATCAAGAGGGCATTTCTGTGAGCTCGTGGCTGAATTACATTAATGAATTTGTCAA AGTGCGTCAAAAACTGATATCATATCAGATTCCAGAGTTTCCTCAACTTTCTGAGGAGAGAATTTTATGCATTGGTTCCAACAGTAAGCGGCCTGTTCTGAAATGGGAGAATAATATGGCCTGGCCTGGCAAGCTTACTCTTACTGATAAAGCAATCTATTTTGAG GCAGTTGGCATACTGGCAGAGAAGAGAGCCATGAGATTGGATCTTACGCATGATGGATTACAGGTAGAGAAGGCAAAGGTTGGGCCTTTAGGGTCTGCACTTTTTGACTCTGCTGTTTCTGTTTCTTCCGGCTCAGA GTTGAATCGGTGGGTGCTGGAATTCATCGACTTAGGAGGCGAGATGAGGAGGGATGTTTGGCATGCATTTATAAATGAAGTCATCGCTTTACATAGGTTCATACGCGAGTATGGACCTGATGATTCTGATGAGTCATTGTTTAATGTATATGGAGCTCGCAAAGGAAAGGATAGAGCAACAACCACTGCAATAAATGGTATTGCTAGACTCCAAGTCCTTCAATATTTGCGGAAGTTGCTTGATGATCCCACCAAGCTTGTTCAGTTCTCATATTTACAGAATGCACCACATGGTGACATTGTCCTCCAAACTTTAGCTGTTAATTATTGGGGAGGTCCACTAGTTACAGGATTTGTAAATACCCGGAATCAGCCAGAAACTCGACCTTCTGATGAAATAGCTGATAGCCGCAACCATGTATTTGATATAGATGGAAGTGTCTACTTGCAGAAGTGGATGAAATCTCCATCTTGGGGGTCTAGTATTTCCACTAGTTTTTGGAAGAACATTTCAGTAAAAGGTTTAATATTAAGTAAGAATcttgttgtggctgatttatCACTCATAGAAAGAGCAGCAAAAACAAGCAAACATAAGTACCACATTGTGGAGAAGACTCAAGCCACCATTGATGCTGCAACTCTACAAGGCATACCCAGCAACATTGATCTTTTCAAG AGGAAAGGTGGTTAA
- the LOC114422247 gene encoding probable plastid-lipid-associated protein 4, chloroplastic: MALSSPSLFSAVNATYSVPHFHALPLSLSSSYFPINVRPSTHHVLVSDHNHKWRTKVSFFTSFLKQKGKDAKIIKEELLEAIAPLDRGADATPQDQQTVDQIARELEAVTPIKEPLKSNLLDGKWELIYTTSQSILQTKRPKLLRSVANYQAINVDTLRAQNMESWPFFNQVTADLTPLNPRKVAVKFDTFKIGGIIPIKAPGRARGELEITYLDEELRLSRGDKGNLFILKMVDPSYRVPI, from the exons ATGGCCTTATCCTCTCCCTCCCTCTTTTCAGCTGTAAACGCCACATATTCAGTACCCCATTTCCATGCACTGCCACtttcactttcttcttcttacttTCCAATTAATGTTAGACCCTCCACCCATCATGTCCTTGTCTCTGATCATAATCACAAATGGAGaacaaaagtttcatttttcacTTCCTTCTTGAAGCAGAAAGGTAAAGATGCCAAGATCATCAAGGAAGAACTCCTTGAGGCCATTGCACCACTTGATCGAGGGGCTGATGCCACTCCCCAAGACCAGCAAACAGTTGATCAG atTGCGCGCGAACTTGAGGCAGTTACTCCAATAAAGGAGCCCCTCAAATCTAACCTACTCGATGGAAAATGGGAGCTTATATACACTACCTCGCAGTCAATCTTACAAACCAAG AGACCAAAGTTGTTGAGATCAGTTGCAAATTATCAAGCAATCAATGTCGATACTCTAAGGGCCCAAAATATGGAATCTTGGCCATTCTTCAACCAG GTGACAGCAGATTTAACACCTTTAAATCCAAGGAAAGTAGCTGTAAAATTTGATACTTTCAAAATTGGAGGCATT ATACCTATTAAAGCACCTGGAAGAGCTCGTGGGGAACTGGAAATAACATATTTGGACGAAGAACTGCG GTTATCAAGAGGTGATAAAGGAAACTTGTTCATCTTGAAAATGGTGGATCCGTCTTACAGGGTTCCTATATGA
- the LOC114423909 gene encoding F-box protein At1g10780-like, with product MEPLPDAILQYILSHINNARDVAACNCVSKRWKDSMAYIRMLYFPRNSFDNPSLGESTDDIVKRMVSAVVRLEELVVYSPFSTSGLASWLSLVGMSLSQLELRMDYLAESQDSHESPSKLDCIGAARNLESLKLWGVLMMHSPKWDVFQNLRTLEIIGARLEEPVLTVVLQSCPYLRRLLLLGCEGVASISIDLPYLEQCKLDFYGPGNCSLTLSSPKIESLEVQGCSWIRVPETQHLRNLSISNSAGRVYMVDFGKLPALVFLSMRGIQWCWNAICKMLKLASEVKHIYMKVEFTGDYEALQSFPEIDFVDFFNNHPKLRKFDIHGAMFAALCQRNSLKHVDPGFLIPCLEEVVITVRSPLNAEQKMSTLESLLKYGKKLRTMVIKILQMKSSHSSADDFFDEICRLRYMNHGIVRIE from the exons ATGGAACCTCTCCCTGATGCCATTCTTCAATACATCTTGTCCCATATCAATAATGCCCGCGATGTGGCGGCTTGCAATTGTGTTTCTAAGCGATGGAAGGACTCAATGGCTTACATCAGAATGCTCTACTTCCCTCGCAACTCATTTGATAACCCTTCTCTTGGTGAAAGTACGGACGACATTGTGAAAAGAATGGTATCAGCAGTTGTGCGATTGGAAGAACTAGTTGTATACAGCCCCTTCTCCACATCCGGCCTTGCTTCATGGCTATCACTTGTTGGTATGTCTCTTTCTCAGCTCGAGCTTCGAATGGACTACCTTGCTGAAAGTCAAGACTCCCATGAAAGCCCTTCAAAATTGGATTGCATTGGTGCAGCAAGGAATTTGGAATCTCTAAAACTCTGGGGTGTCTTAATGATGCATTCCCCAAAATGGGATGTCTTCCAAAATCTTAGAACCCTTGAAATAATTGGTGCAAGATTGGAAGAACCTGTATTGACTGTGGTGCTTCAGTCATGTCCATATCTGAGAAGGTTGCTACTGCTTGGATGTGAAGGGGTAGCATCGATCTCAATTGACCTTCCCTATTTAGAGCAGTGTAAGCTGGATTTTTATGGTCCAGGGAACTGTTCACTTACGCTATCCTCCCCAAAAATTGAATCCCTTGAGGTACAAGGCTGTAGTTGGATTAGGGTTCCTGAAACCCAGCATTTGAGGAATCTTTCAATATCCAATAGTGCAg GGAGAGTGTATATGGTTGATTTTGGAAAACTTCCAGCTCTGGTGTTCCTGTCTATGAGGGGGATCCAGTGGTGCTGGAATGCAATATGCAAAATGCTGAAATTGGCCAGTGAGGTGAAGCATATTTATATGAAGGTGGAATTCACTGGGGACTATGAGGCTCTTCAATCCTTTCCAGAGAtcgattttgttgattttttcaaCAACCATCCCAAGCTGCGCAAGTTTGACATCCATGGAGCCATGTTTGCAGCACTTTGCCAGAGGAACAGCCTGAAACAT GTGGATCCGGGATTTTTAATTCCATGTTTGGAGGAGGTTGTGATCACAGTGAGGTCACCACTAAATGCTGAACAAAAAATGAGTACTCTTGAATCCTTGTTGAAGTATGGCAAAAAGCTAAGGACTATGGTAATCAAGATTCTTCAGATGAAGAGCTCTCATAGCAGCGCTGATGATTTTTTTGATGAGATTTGCCGATTGAGATACATGAACCATGGAATAGTTCGAATAGAATAA